The window CTCGCATGGGATAGCCCAGGGCAACGCCCTGGGTTCAGTGGGATTCACGGGTCCAGCCCCGAAGGGGCGAGATAGAAGCTCTCTATTCCGCCCCTTCAGGGCTGCCACGGGGTGGTCTGGTTCCCAGGGCGTCGCCCTGCGCTATCCCATTTCGCTCCTTCGGAGCTCCCGCAGCCACCTACAACGCCGGCCCACACTCAGCCCCCCCCTTGAATGCCGTGGCCTTTCGTGGTAGGGTCCGGGCCAATCTGACGCAACAGGTCGGGGAGCGGCACAAAGGAGCATGAGATGAGCACTCGGGCCCTGCGGCTTCTTGCGATAGGGGCATTGGGGCTGATTCTCCTGGCCGCCGGGAGCGTGCCGGGCGGCGAGGCCGGCGGCGCAGGCATTGACTGGAATCGGGCGCGGCAACTGATCGAGCGCACACGCCGCGGCGAGACTCTCTCGGCGGAGGACCAGGCCTACCTCGACAAGGCCCGGGCCGAGCGTCGCCGTCTCGGCCCCAACTGGCGGCCCGACGGCCCCCAGGGCCAGCCGCCCGAAAAGGGCAAGGAATCGGTCGGCCTCACGCCCCTGTGCGACCTCAAGGGCGACGCGAGGTACAAGGAGATGGAGGGCGGCCTCTACGGCGGCGGGCGGAATGAGCCGCCGGAGGCTCAGGCCAAGCTTGCCCAGGCCGCCGCAGCAGGCATCGCGCCGCTCGACCCCGAAGGCAAGCCGGCCGCCGACGGACGCATCGTGCTCCTGGCCATCGGCATGTCGAACACCACCCAGGAGTTCTCGCGCTTCAAGCAGCTTGCAGATGCCGATCCCGACAAGTCGCCGAAGCTCGTGATCGTGGACGGCGCTCAGGGCGGCAAGGATGCCGCGGCGTGGGTGAACTCGCCGCCCGTGTGGGACGAGGCGGACCGCCGTCTCAGAGCCGCGGGCGTCACACCCCAGCAGGTGCAGGTGGTGTGGCTCAAGCAGGCCCTCATCGGTCCGGGCCGGCGGGGCGAATTCCCCGCCCACGCCCGCGAGTTGCAGCGCGACAACGCGACGATCCTCACCATGGCCAAGGCCCGTTACCCCAACCTTCGGCTCGCCTACCTCTCCAGCCGCATCTACGCTGGCTATGCCGTCACGCCGCTCAACCCCGAGCCGTACGCCTATGAGAGCGCCTTCTCGGTGCGCTGGGTCATCGAGGAGCAGATGAAGGGCAAGGCGGAACTCAATGCCGACCCTGCCAGGGGCGAGGTGAAGGCGCCCGTGGCGCTCTGGGGGCCGTATCTGTGGGCCGACGGCACGAAGGGCCGCGCGGCGGGCGACCTGATCTACAACCGCGACGACCTCGCCGGCGACGGCACACACCCCAGCCCATCGGGCCGCCAGAAGGTGGCCGAACTGCTGCTCAGGTTCTTCAAGGCCGACCCATATGCCAAGGGCTGGTTCCTCAAACCGGCCACGCAGCGATGAGGCCGATCGTGTCCAGGTCGGATGTGCATACCTCCACACAGGCTCTCAGAGGAACCGGGATTCCGCGTACAAGCATGCACGCCCTGCCATGCTGAGCACATGGCTTCCGTGTGCGGTTATCTGGCGCCGATGCACCAGAGGAACTCGAAGTCGCGGACGAAGATGCGGCCACCCGAGACCGCCGGCGACGAGCCATTGCCCCAGCCGCCGAGATTGCCCCCGCCGATGATCTCGAGTTTCGGGCCGGCCTTCAGCACGTAGCTGGCGCCCGTGCTGACGAAGTAGACGCGGCCATCCGCCGTGGCGATGGGGCTGGCGAGCTTCGACACTTTGTCGAGCTTCTCGCGGAAGACCTCCTCCCCCGTGGCCACCATGCGGCACAGCACCTCGCCCTCTTTGGCCACCTTGTAGATGAAGTCCCCGCAGACAACGGGCGACGAGTAGTCGCCGGGGCTCTTCTCCACGCGCCATCTCAGGTGGGTCTTCTCCACGTCGCCCTGCCCGGTGGGGTCCACGGCGAGCGCCCACTCGTTGCCACCCTTGTCCACGATGACCATGCCTCCTGCGGCCACGGGCGACTCCCCGAAGGCGCGAGCTTTGCACCACCAGAGGGGCTCGCCCGTGGCGGGGTCGAGGCCCTGAAGGACGTTCTCGCAGGCAGCGATCATCTGGAGCTTGCCCTTCACGTCGAGGAGGAGCGGCGTGGTGTTGCACGAGCCGGTCTTGGGGCGCTTCTGCTCCCACTTCACCTCGCCGGTCTTCTTGTCGAGGGCCTGGATGTAGCCCTGGCCGCGGGCCTGGTCAACGGAGAGGATGACGGTGTCGCCGAAGAGGATGGGGCTTTGGCAGATGCCGGGGTTGAGGACGAATGGGCCTGGTCGCTCGTGGCGCCAGAGGAGCTTGCCGTCGAAGTCCACCGCGGCGATCACAGCGGAGCCGAACCAGCAGTAGACCGCCTTGCCGTCGGTGACGGGCGTGGGCACCGCGTAGATGGCGTAGCCCATCGGCTCCTTGCCCTGGGGGATGGGCGTGCGCCAGAGGAGCTTGCCGTCGCTGGCCTGGTAACAGGCCAGGTGGTGTTCGGGCACCTCCTTCTTCTCCTCCTGCTCGCGGTTCTGCTTGGCCGCGGTGGTGATGAAAACCTTGTCCTCCCACACGATGGGGCTTGAGTGGCCCGTGGTGCCTTTGAGGGACGCCTTCCAGAGAATGCCCTCGCCGCTCTTGCCGTCCCATTTCAGCGGCAGGTCCTTCTCATCGGTTGTCCCCATGCCGGTCGGCCCGCGGAAGCCTGGCCAGTTCCCCGCCAGGGCCGCGGCCGAGACGGCCGCCGCGAGAAGGAGCGCTGACAGCCTGAGTTGCGTCATCTTCACTTCCCCTCGAACGCCGTGACTAGTGGGAAGGCGCCGGCGTGGCCGCGGCCGCCGGCATCCGCATCGCGAACGCTCAGGTTCCGCGTCTCGCCGCTGCGGGTTTCGCGAATCACGATGTCGAAGCCCCTGTCCTTCACAAACGACAGGCCGCCGATGGAGAAGCACGCGGAGGAATTCTCGACGAGGAACATCGGTTGCTTGGACTTGATGGGCGGCCATGAGGAGTAGTTCTGGCCGCCAAGGAGTTCCGTGCGCCCACCGTCGCTAGTCTTGATGACCGTGGCCCCGCCGTTCTCGGTCTTCAGGCCGAGAATCCACAGGTCGCCGCCCTCATTGACCATGCCCACCTGGTTCGTTTCAGGGTTGATCTGCCGCATCCAGGCCTTCTGCCCCTTGCGGATGCGCCAGCCGGCGGAACACGAGTTCTCGACGAAGAGCTTGCCAGCGTTCGGCGCTGCAACATAGGGCACAGCGTCGGGCGACATGCTGCCTATGTCGCGCACCACCAGCGTCTTCGGCGTCGCGTGCTCCACCCAGGCGAAGTTGTTCCCCTTGCCCCATTCTACAACGGTGAAGCGTTCGATGGCCACGACATCGCAGGTCACATCCTCAATGCGGAACATCGGCTTGCCGGAGGTGCGGAAGGCGGGGGTGACGCACAGCGTGGTGTCCATGCCGAGGATCCGCCGCACCGAGCCGTGGACGCGAATGGTGTCGCCGAATCGGATCAGCCCCTCCTTGATTCCGCCGGGAATGCACACGGTGCTCTTGCCCTCCCTCGCGGCGGCGTCGAAGGCGGTTTGAAGCGTCGCCGTGTCGTCGTCCTTTGCCTTCAGCGCAGCAGGGTCAACGACCACCCACCGGTCGGGCGGGTCCCAGGGGACATCGGGCGTCTCCTCGAGGGGCAATCGCAGGGTGCGGCGCGGGCTGGGGAAGGCGCAGTGGGCTGCTTTGGGAGGATGCGAGACGTATTCCTCGACCGATTCGCCCTCGAGGTCGGGGATGCCATCGTTCTTGACGAGCTTGGCGTAGCCGCTCTGCTTGACATCACGGAGCAGGAGGATGCCCTGGTTGACGACGGCGGCATCGCCGTCGCCGCCGGCGAGGCTCGATTCGAGCAGGGCAATCATTCCGCCGCGGTCGGTGGCGAGGATGGCGGGCACCTTGTTGAGGCTCTC of the Planctomycetota bacterium genome contains:
- a CDS encoding PQQ-binding-like beta-propeller repeat protein, whose amino-acid sequence is MTQLRLSALLLAAAVSAAALAGNWPGFRGPTGMGTTDEKDLPLKWDGKSGEGILWKASLKGTTGHSSPIVWEDKVFITTAAKQNREQEEKKEVPEHHLACYQASDGKLLWRTPIPQGKEPMGYAIYAVPTPVTDGKAVYCWFGSAVIAAVDFDGKLLWRHERPGPFVLNPGICQSPILFGDTVILSVDQARGQGYIQALDKKTGEVKWEQKRPKTGSCNTTPLLLDVKGKLQMIAACENVLQGLDPATGEPLWWCKARAFGESPVAAGGMVIVDKGGNEWALAVDPTGQGDVEKTHLRWRVEKSPGDYSSPVVCGDFIYKVAKEGEVLCRMVATGEEVFREKLDKVSKLASPIATADGRVYFVSTGASYVLKAGPKLEIIGGGNLGGWGNGSSPAVSGGRIFVRDFEFLWCIGAR
- a CDS encoding glycoside hydrolase family 55 protein, which produces MTVALLALAALVASASDERAFPDNAGMVNVSTQYGARGDGKTDDWAAIQKAIDENKRKWRLLYFPNGTYLVTKKLTFGRELELAKQLVLQGESREGTIIRLADNAPDFEDPGNKNYLLTMFEGRATGMAFHNSIHDMTFDVGKGNPGAVGVQWMNNNTGCMRNVTIRSSDPEGKGAVGLDLTRTEPGPGLIKNVLIEGFDYGIDALPGPFSMTFEHITLRGQRVAGIRNKWHTLTIRRLESLNKVPAILATDRGGMIALLESSLAGGDGDAAVVNQGILLLRDVKQSGYAKLVKNDGIPDLEGESVEEYVSHPPKAAHCAFPSPRRTLRLPLEETPDVPWDPPDRWVVVDPAALKAKDDDTATLQTAFDAAAREGKSTVCIPGGIKEGLIRFGDTIRVHGSVRRILGMDTTLCVTPAFRTSGKPMFRIEDVTCDVVAIERFTVVEWGKGNNFAWVEHATPKTLVVRDIGSMSPDAVPYVAAPNAGKLFVENSCSAGWRIRKGQKAWMRQINPETNQVGMVNEGGDLWILGLKTENGGATVIKTSDGGRTELLGGQNYSSWPPIKSKQPMFLVENSSACFSIGGLSFVKDRGFDIVIRETRSGETRNLSVRDADAGGRGHAGAFPLVTAFEGK